The Bacteroidia bacterium genome includes a window with the following:
- a CDS encoding DUF2752 domain-containing protein, whose amino-acid sequence MFQTRNRFYTFVSIGCLFAYALLAWSYNTKSTGPSVCMFKQLTSLPCPSCGSTRAILELAHGNFMHSFLLNPIGIFLACLLVILPLWISKDVLTGSNSFFIRFQQTNQLLKKPSVLLPFLALVAVNWWWNISKGL is encoded by the coding sequence ATGTTCCAAACCAGAAACAGGTTCTATACCTTCGTTTCTATTGGTTGCCTGTTTGCCTACGCTCTGTTGGCTTGGTCATATAACACCAAATCCACCGGTCCGTCGGTGTGTATGTTTAAACAGCTTACTTCCTTGCCTTGCCCGTCCTGTGGCTCAACTCGAGCTATTTTGGAACTGGCCCATGGAAATTTCATGCACTCGTTTCTGCTCAACCCTATTGGAATTTTCCTTGCTTGTTTATTGGTGATTCTTCCCCTTTGGATAAGCAAGGATGTTCTGACAGGAAGCAATTCCTTCTTTATTCGTTTCCAACAAACCAATCAACTGCTTAAAAAACCTTCCGTTCTCCTTCCGTTCCTGGCCTTGGTTGCCGTTAATTGGTGGTGGAATATTTCTAAAGGACTTTAA
- the rpsB gene encoding 30S ribosomal protein S2 encodes MSKVTTEQLLEAGVHFGHLKRKWNPAMAPYIFMEKNGIHIIDLNKTAAKLEEAGAALKQIAKSGRKILFVATKKQAKEIVAAQSKRVNMPYVTERWPGGMLTNFATIRKAVRKMGQIDKMATDGTFDVISKKEKLSISREREKLEKNLGSIADLSRLPAALFIIDITKEHIAVAEAKRLGIPTFGVVDTNSNPNVVDFAIPANDDAAKSIEIILSTIASYIEEGLAERKFDKDKNEDDDTFIDSDGVSRKNQLTEEEEAEAKKQQGGGRGRTRSRRGATA; translated from the coding sequence ATGTCAAAAGTTACAACAGAACAATTACTCGAAGCAGGTGTGCATTTTGGACACTTGAAAAGAAAGTGGAATCCAGCTATGGCTCCTTATATTTTTATGGAGAAAAATGGTATCCACATTATCGACCTTAATAAAACAGCTGCCAAATTGGAAGAAGCAGGTGCTGCTTTAAAACAAATTGCTAAATCGGGTCGCAAAATCCTTTTCGTAGCTACCAAAAAGCAAGCAAAAGAAATTGTTGCAGCACAATCCAAACGTGTTAACATGCCTTATGTTACTGAGCGTTGGCCAGGTGGAATGTTGACCAACTTTGCTACCATCCGTAAGGCGGTGCGTAAAATGGGTCAAATCGACAAAATGGCTACCGATGGAACATTCGATGTAATTTCTAAAAAAGAGAAACTTTCCATTAGCCGCGAAAGAGAGAAACTGGAGAAAAACTTAGGTTCTATCGCTGATCTTTCCCGTCTGCCAGCCGCTTTGTTTATCATTGATATTACCAAAGAACACATCGCAGTTGCAGAAGCAAAACGTTTAGGTATTCCAACCTTTGGAGTAGTAGATACCAACTCCAATCCAAACGTGGTAGATTTTGCTATCCCGGCAAATGATGACGCTGCAAAGTCAATCGAAATTATCCTTAGCACCATCGCTTCCTACATTGAAGAAGGATTGGCTGAGCGCAAATTCGATAAAGACAAAAACGAGGATGATGATACATTCATTGACTCAGACGGAGTATCACGCAAAAACCAACTAACCGAAGAAGAAGAAGCAGAAGCTAAAAAACAACAAGGTGGTGGTCGTGGTAGAACTCGCAGCAGACGCGGTGCTACAGCTTAA
- the rpsI gene encoding 30S ribosomal protein S9, with the protein MEVINALGRRKTAVARVYLKAGNGTIIINNRDHREYLPTDVLRTKVNQPFALTNTLGQYDVKVNVDGGGITGQAEAIRLGISRALVEANAENKPVLKPHGLLTRDPRMVERKKPGQKKARKRFQFSKR; encoded by the coding sequence ATGGAAGTTATTAACGCCCTCGGAAGAAGGAAAACCGCCGTAGCTCGAGTTTACTTGAAAGCCGGCAATGGAACCATTATCATCAACAACCGCGATCACCGTGAGTATTTGCCAACGGATGTATTGCGTACCAAAGTAAATCAGCCTTTTGCATTGACCAACACCCTTGGACAATACGATGTAAAAGTAAATGTTGATGGCGGTGGAATTACCGGACAAGCCGAAGCTATCCGTTTAGGTATTTCTAGAGCTCTTGTGGAAGCCAATGCTGAAAACAAACCGGTATTGAAGCCACATGGTTTACTTACTCGTGACCCAAGAATGGTAGAGCGTAAAAAACCAGGTCAGAAAAAAGCCCGTAAACGCTTCCAATTCAGCAAACGTTAA
- the tsf gene encoding translation elongation factor Ts, translated as MITASDVNKLRQMTGAGMMDCKKALTETNGDFEAAVDYLRKKGQKVASNRADRDAKEGVVLAKVTADGKHGAIVCLNCETDFVAKNEDFIKLTASLLDVAIEKNPANLEAFLALPMGNGTVSDIITDNIGKIGEKLEISRYETVDAETVVSYIHPGNRLATLVGVNKAVNDAIHSASRDVAMQVAAMAPVAVDKDDVDTETLNRELEIAKEQIRAEGKPEEMVEKIALGKLNKFYKESTLLNQEFIKDNKFNVSQYLDSVEKGLTVKAFKRVALS; from the coding sequence ATGATTACTGCATCAGATGTAAACAAACTACGCCAAATGACTGGCGCCGGTATGATGGACTGCAAAAAAGCACTTACAGAAACCAATGGGGATTTTGAAGCTGCTGTTGATTACCTTCGTAAAAAAGGTCAAAAAGTGGCCAGCAACCGCGCCGATCGCGATGCTAAAGAAGGTGTAGTGCTTGCCAAAGTTACCGCCGACGGAAAACATGGCGCTATCGTTTGCCTAAACTGCGAAACCGATTTCGTTGCCAAAAACGAAGATTTCATTAAATTAACTGCCAGTCTTTTAGATGTGGCTATTGAAAAAAACCCGGCTAACTTAGAAGCTTTCCTTGCGCTTCCTATGGGTAATGGAACCGTTTCGGATATTATTACCGACAATATTGGTAAAATCGGCGAAAAATTAGAAATCAGCCGCTACGAAACTGTTGATGCAGAAACCGTTGTATCCTACATCCACCCGGGTAACCGTTTGGCTACGTTGGTTGGTGTTAACAAAGCAGTAAACGATGCTATTCATTCCGCTTCACGCGACGTAGCTATGCAAGTTGCTGCCATGGCTCCGGTTGCTGTTGATAAAGACGATGTAGATACCGAAACACTTAACCGTGAATTGGAAATTGCTAAAGAACAAATTCGTGCCGAAGGTAAACCTGAAGAAATGGTTGAAAAAATCGCTTTAGGCAAATTGAACAAGTTCTATAAAGAAAGCACTTTGTTAAACCAGGAGTTTATCAAAGACAATAAATTTAATGTTAGCCAATACCTTGACTCCGTTGAGAAAGGCTTAACCGTTAAAGCTTTCAAACGAGTAGCACTTAGTTAA
- the pyrH gene encoding UMP kinase: MAFKRILLKLSGESLMGKKQFGIDNDRLSDYASEIKEIVNMGVEVAIVIGGGNIFRGIQAEQGGIDRVQGDYMGMLATVINSMALQASLEKHGVSTRLQSAIKMEQICEPYIRRRAVRHLEKGRVVIFGAGTGNPYFTTDTAASLRAIEMEVDVILKGTRVDGIYTADPEKDPTATKYDRLTFTEAYEKNLNVMDMTAFTLCNENNLPIVVFNMDKPGNLKRLMSGEKIGTLVEV; this comes from the coding sequence ATGGCATTTAAACGTATACTATTAAAACTTAGTGGTGAATCATTAATGGGCAAAAAGCAATTCGGTATCGACAATGACCGATTGAGCGATTATGCCTCCGAAATAAAAGAAATTGTAAATATGGGCGTGGAAGTCGCCATCGTTATAGGCGGTGGAAACATCTTCCGCGGTATCCAGGCCGAACAAGGTGGAATTGACCGCGTTCAAGGCGATTACATGGGTATGTTGGCAACTGTTATTAATAGCATGGCCCTTCAGGCTTCCCTGGAAAAACACGGTGTTAGCACCCGCCTGCAATCGGCAATTAAAATGGAACAAATTTGCGAACCCTACATTCGCAGAAGAGCCGTTCGTCACCTCGAAAAAGGACGTGTAGTAATATTTGGTGCCGGTACCGGAAATCCTTATTTTACAACGGATACCGCAGCATCTTTACGTGCTATAGAAATGGAAGTAGATGTGATTTTAAAAGGTACTCGTGTAGATGGAATCTATACTGCAGACCCCGAAAAAGACCCAACAGCGACCAAATACGACCGCCTTACCTTTACCGAGGCCTACGAGAAAAACCTCAATGTAATGGATATGACGGCTTTTACCCTTTGCAACGAAAACAACTTGCCAATTGTGGTTTTCAATATGGATAAACCGGGCAACCTGAAACGTTTAATGAGCGGGGAGAAGATAGGGACATTGGTGGAAGTTTAG
- the rplM gene encoding 50S ribosomal protein L13, protein MDSLSYKTISANKATAQKGWVVIDAEGQVLGRLASVVAKFARGKYKTNYTPHVDCGDNVIIVNAEKVVLTGTKTDVKEYVRYTGYPGGQRFTTPRELLGTAPERILENAIWGMLPKTKLGRALNKNVYIYVGSSHPHEAQQPKVINLNEVK, encoded by the coding sequence GTGGATTCACTAAGTTACAAAACTATTTCAGCCAACAAGGCTACCGCCCAAAAGGGTTGGGTAGTAATTGATGCCGAGGGCCAAGTATTGGGTCGTTTGGCGTCTGTGGTTGCTAAATTTGCACGTGGCAAATACAAAACTAATTACACACCGCATGTTGACTGTGGAGACAATGTTATCATTGTTAATGCAGAGAAGGTGGTATTAACCGGAACCAAAACGGATGTAAAAGAATACGTTCGTTACACCGGATATCCGGGTGGGCAACGTTTTACGACTCCACGCGAATTATTGGGCACTGCACCGGAGCGTATTCTTGAGAATGCGATTTGGGGAATGTTACCAAAGACCAAATTAGGTCGTGCTTTAAACAAAAATGTTTATATTTATGTAGGAAGTTCACATCCACATGAGGCACAACAACCAAAAGTAATTAACCTTAACGAAGTAAAATAA
- a CDS encoding porin, translating into MPSVLALILGLNFFPKVVIADSIPSPIVVSAYFDLYYAYDFNQPGNHIRLPFAYSYNRHNEPNLNLGSMKGACQAKRIRANLALMAGSYSMDNLAAEPGLLKHILEANIGLKLSKSKNLWLDAGVFPSHIGFESAISKDCWNVTRSMMADNTPYYESGLKLSYISKNEKWQMAFLLLNGWQRMRIIKQSLIPSAGHQLVFKPNDKVLLNSSSYFGNQGYDSAILMRYYHNLYAQFQLLNRLGLTLGFDLGAQQKFTGSKTYSVWYSPAALLRFQLTSRLFASARGEFFSDAAGVVIFSSTPSGFQTWSYSVNLDYFLTKNLLWRMEGRGFTAKDAIFHTDQGPKSQNWMLLSSLAWSF; encoded by the coding sequence ATGCCTTCGGTACTAGCTCTAATCCTAGGGTTAAACTTCTTTCCGAAAGTTGTGATTGCCGATAGTATTCCTTCTCCTATTGTTGTTTCCGCCTACTTCGACCTCTACTACGCCTACGATTTTAATCAACCCGGTAACCACATCCGCCTCCCTTTTGCCTACTCTTACAACCGCCATAACGAACCTAACCTCAACCTGGGTTCTATGAAAGGTGCCTGCCAGGCCAAGCGGATTCGGGCCAATCTTGCTTTGATGGCCGGTAGTTACTCCATGGATAACCTGGCTGCTGAACCAGGCCTTCTAAAACACATCCTCGAAGCCAACATTGGTTTAAAACTGTCTAAATCAAAAAACCTTTGGCTCGATGCCGGCGTATTTCCTTCTCACATCGGCTTCGAAAGTGCCATAAGCAAGGATTGCTGGAATGTAACCCGTAGCATGATGGCCGACAATACGCCGTATTATGAGTCGGGATTAAAGCTTAGTTATATCTCCAAAAACGAAAAATGGCAAATGGCATTTTTGCTGTTAAATGGGTGGCAGCGTATGCGTATCATTAAGCAAAGTCTAATTCCTTCTGCCGGTCATCAATTGGTTTTTAAACCCAACGATAAAGTACTTCTCAACAGCAGTTCTTATTTTGGAAACCAAGGTTACGATTCGGCTATTCTAATGCGGTATTACCACAATTTGTATGCTCAGTTTCAACTCCTTAACCGTTTAGGGCTGACCCTGGGTTTTGATCTGGGGGCTCAACAAAAATTTACCGGTAGTAAAACCTATTCCGTATGGTATTCACCCGCTGCCCTGTTGCGTTTTCAGCTTACTTCCCGTTTGTTTGCCTCAGCACGTGGCGAGTTTTTCAGCGATGCCGCCGGTGTAGTCATTTTTAGTTCCACACCTTCCGGCTTTCAAACCTGGAGTTATTCGGTTAATTTGGATTATTTCCTCACCAAAAACCTGCTTTGGCGCATGGAAGGCCGGGGTTTTACTGCTAAAGATGCTATTTTTCATACAGACCAAGGTCCAAAATCCCAAAATTGGATGCTACTTTCATCTCTGGCCTGGAGTTTTTAA
- a CDS encoding TM2 domain-containing protein, whose product MDAQKVDMFIMANGKFFESHQVMQIRERLLTVDDSKWGAIQSIPFKDPQTSLIVSILGGNLGIDRFIIGDTGLGVGKLLTCGGLGIWTIVDWFMIQGATREKNFEKIQPFLY is encoded by the coding sequence ATGGACGCTCAAAAAGTAGACATGTTCATTATGGCTAACGGAAAATTTTTCGAAAGCCACCAAGTTATGCAAATCCGCGAAAGACTTCTTACCGTGGACGATTCCAAATGGGGAGCCATTCAATCCATCCCTTTTAAAGACCCTCAAACCAGCCTAATTGTTTCTATTTTGGGCGGTAACTTAGGCATTGATCGTTTTATTATCGGCGATACCGGATTGGGAGTTGGTAAACTGCTTACCTGCGGCGGACTTGGTATTTGGACTATCGTAGATTGGTTTATGATTCAAGGCGCTACCCGGGAGAAGAATTTCGAAAAAATTCAACCTTTCCTATATTAA
- a CDS encoding PAS domain-containing sensor histidine kinase encodes MNTPKAQSYLYSMGLVVLVSGGCYLFRASLPYKSIALILLLVVSLQALVFEMLPVIFSAILSAFVWNFFFIPPVFTFHIGNAEDWLLICMYIVVALLHTVLSLRIRQAKRQIRDKEEKEKTIKLYNTLLNSLSHELRTPISTILGAVDTLQDNKHLPLSNQKNLLDSIESASLRLNDQVENLLHMSRLESGTLQLKKDWCDPIELVENAVIGYVANPKIKQVFIEKSRDLPLVKVDEGLLHQVFQNLLLNFLDHTPSNCVMRISIGIDNQNLYYRLSDNGFGFPEADREKVFEKFYRLPNTSHSGTGLGLSIVKGYVEAHGGKIMLTASETGGACFELCLPVETNYINKLKHE; translated from the coding sequence ATGAATACCCCTAAAGCCCAATCTTATCTTTATTCAATGGGGCTGGTTGTGCTGGTTTCAGGGGGTTGCTACCTTTTCAGAGCCTCGCTTCCTTACAAATCCATTGCATTGATTTTGCTCTTGGTGGTATCCTTGCAAGCCTTGGTTTTTGAAATGCTACCGGTCATTTTTTCGGCCATTTTAAGTGCCTTTGTTTGGAATTTTTTCTTTATTCCGCCCGTTTTCACCTTTCATATAGGTAATGCCGAAGACTGGCTGTTAATTTGCATGTACATTGTGGTAGCACTACTTCATACGGTACTTTCCTTACGCATACGACAGGCTAAAAGGCAAATCCGGGACAAGGAAGAAAAAGAAAAAACCATTAAGCTATACAACACCCTGCTTAATTCCTTGTCGCATGAGTTGCGAACCCCCATCTCCACGATACTTGGAGCGGTAGATACACTTCAGGATAACAAGCATTTACCCCTTTCAAATCAAAAAAACCTATTGGACAGTATTGAATCGGCATCACTTAGACTTAACGACCAGGTTGAAAACCTCCTGCACATGAGCAGGTTAGAATCGGGCACATTGCAATTGAAAAAGGATTGGTGCGACCCCATTGAATTGGTTGAAAATGCGGTTATAGGTTATGTTGCTAATCCAAAGATTAAACAAGTTTTTATAGAAAAAAGCCGCGATTTGCCCCTGGTAAAAGTGGACGAAGGACTGCTACACCAAGTTTTCCAAAATCTTCTGCTCAACTTCTTGGACCATACACCGTCCAATTGCGTTATGCGAATTTCAATTGGGATTGACAACCAAAATCTCTACTATCGTTTGTCGGACAATGGATTCGGTTTTCCGGAGGCCGACCGGGAAAAGGTATTTGAAAAGTTTTACCGGCTACCGAACACTTCCCATTCCGGCACAGGATTGGGCCTATCGATTGTGAAAGGCTATGTGGAAGCCCACGGTGGAAAAATAATGTTGACTGCTTCGGAAACCGGAGGCGCTTGTTTCGAACTTTGCCTCCCTGTTGAAACGAATTATATCAACAAATTAAAGCATGAATAA